CTTTTTAAAGTGAGAGCATGTTAAAGCCTTGATTCTATTACGGTCGTAAATAAAAGTGCGTGCTAGCCGTAACCCTCCTTCTGTTTTAAGTGGGATTCCGCTAAGCGGCCCACCTGAACCTTGAGCAAACTCATCGGTTCTGTTTGGCCTTGCTCCATGTGGGTCGGCAGTTTCATTCCTTGCTAGGAATCTCAGGTTTTGCCATCACAGTGCCCTAGGTCGGATATCTTTTCTGTGCCGTTGCCAGCCATCTCTGGCTACCCATCGCTGGGCCACATCTTTGCTGGGAGGGAGGAGTTTCCTCTGCTTCCGCAGTCGCCCACACGCTAGCTCGCACCATACAATTAACATCAAAATTCTATTTGAGGTTTTGTTCTAGAGAATCTTCACTTCAGCCTCTTTCGCTTTGAACCCTATTTTTTGATGAGAGCCATCACAATAAGGCTTGTTATTAGAAGCGCCACATCTGCATAGAGCAGTTATGGTCTTTCCATCAACGATTACCAGACTAGGCCCGTTTTCAGCGGCTTTGATTACAACTTTTGCCATATCAAGGTATGCATATAGCTCGCTTTAAGGTTTACCTTCAATTACAAAATATTCTTTCTGTATACGCTGGATCTCGTCTGGGTCTCCAGCGTTAGCATACTCCTTCAAAAGTTCCCCATTTAGTTCAAAGAATGTATGACCCCACTTGAACTTGTTCATAACTTCAAATGCAAGGTCATTGAATCCTAAGATGCTTAGAGCCCCTGCTAATGCTTCTGCACTACTAAGCTTTCCCAACTTACTATAATTTACTGGATTGGCAGCTAACAACAGTGGCAGCTTTCTGTTTATGCCAAGGAAGTTTTGATTGAATGTCTTAGTGATTCTTTCCCATGAACAATCTATTACGGTAATTGCATTTGCTAACATGGCATCACTCTTACATAACACAAAATCGGAGAAAGGGTTCAGCACTAACGATCTCCTCGGTATCTTACGTACTGAACTTGCTATCCTGAAATGTACTAGTTTAGCTGCAGTACACTTCTTTGGATCGTCCTGTTTTAGCATGTATACCAATAACTTCAATTTGCATTAACATATTAAAAAGGAAATAAATTTGTTCATCTATTGTTCAAGTAATATAATTCATTAATGCATACATTGTTAGTCAATGCCTTTAAAACTGAAAGGTAATAATAGACCAGACTTTAACTGACAGACGTGAGACAGAAAATATCTGTCGTTTTGGTTTTAGGATCTGTAGGTTTTTGCATAGTTGGTTCTATGCCCATGCAAGCTTACTCACAAGCGGAGGATATACCCGAGGAAACGATAGATATGACATTGCACTTGACCAATGCCGAGATTCGAGCACTGCAGGAGATTGGTTTAACTGATGAACGA
This genomic stretch from Nitrososphaerales archaeon harbors:
- a CDS encoding CDGSH iron-sulfur domain-containing protein, with product MAKVVIKAAENGPSLVIVDGKTITALCRCGASNNKPYCDGSHQKIGFKAKEAEVKIL
- a CDS encoding DUF367 family protein, which encodes MKLLVYMLKQDDPKKCTAAKLVHFRIASSVRKIPRRSLVLNPFSDFVLCKSDAMLANAITVIDCSWERITKTFNQNFLGINRKLPLLLAANPVNYSKLGKLSSAEALAGALSILGFNDLAFEVMNKFKWGHTFFELNGELLKEYANAGDPDEIQRIQKEYFVIEGKP